A part of Flavobacteriaceae bacterium GSB9 genomic DNA contains:
- a CDS encoding dihydrofolate reductase, producing the protein MFGKKKASPQIDKEQLELIENAQKRIKQKKRLYTHFVLFLIGSVFLIIANTILGIGKAFKPFGMEWFLFAILLWLFFLLYHVFNVFVTHKFLGKDWEQQQLEKLVAKQKKRIGKIKENLPKDDDLLIQNKVHTEQTAQKLKNKNSVLTIIAAAAENNAIGRGNQLIWHLSDDLKRFKTLTCGHHIIMGRKTFESFPKPLPNRTHVVITRQSNYKAPSGVIVVHSLADALDATKSDPQPYIIGGGQIYEQAMTLVDKIELTRVHESFEADAFFPEIDHSVWKETANIFHKKDSDHDYDFSFITYERK; encoded by the coding sequence ATGTTTGGAAAGAAAAAAGCCAGTCCGCAAATAGACAAAGAGCAGTTAGAGTTAATTGAAAATGCCCAAAAACGTATTAAACAAAAGAAACGTTTATATACCCATTTTGTACTGTTTTTAATTGGCTCTGTTTTTCTGATTATCGCTAATACCATTTTAGGAATTGGAAAAGCATTCAAGCCGTTTGGCATGGAATGGTTTTTATTCGCCATTCTGTTGTGGTTATTTTTTCTTCTGTACCACGTTTTTAACGTTTTTGTTACCCATAAATTTTTGGGCAAAGACTGGGAACAACAACAATTAGAAAAACTAGTTGCCAAACAAAAAAAGCGTATTGGAAAAATAAAAGAAAACCTTCCTAAGGATGACGATCTTTTAATCCAGAATAAAGTTCACACAGAACAAACGGCGCAAAAGCTAAAAAACAAGAATTCAGTTTTAACCATTATAGCTGCCGCAGCAGAAAACAATGCTATAGGACGAGGCAATCAGCTTATTTGGCATTTAAGCGACGACCTGAAGCGCTTTAAAACGCTTACCTGTGGCCACCATATTATTATGGGACGCAAAACCTTTGAGAGTTTCCCAAAACCTTTGCCTAACCGTACTCATGTTGTCATTACACGCCAAAGTAATTATAAAGCACCAAGCGGTGTTATTGTCGTGCACAGTTTGGCAGATGCACTTGACGCTACTAAAAGTGACCCACAGCCTTACATTATTGGTGGCGGACAAATTTACGAGCAAGCCATGACTCTTGTCGATAAAATTGAATTAACACGTGTACACGAAAGTTTTGAAGCCGATGCCTTTTTCCCCGAAATAGACCACAGCGTTTGGAAAGAAACTGCAAATATCTTTCATAAAAAAGATAGCGATCACGATTATGACTTTTCGTTTATTACCTACGAAAGAAAGTAG
- the lspA gene encoding signal peptidase II: MKLSKRSLFITAVIVLTIAADQISKVLVRANVGLRNEISSGERIPLIGDAFVLMHVENTGAFLGMGSELNETMRIVLLLVLPVLVLGFVLSYIIRDKSLDRWSLFAFSSIIGGGVANVYDRLVYGKVTDFLFIDLGGVFKTGIFNLADLSVTIGMGILVFASFKKKKLVEK, from the coding sequence ATGAAGCTAAGCAAACGCTCCTTATTTATCACCGCGGTTATTGTTTTAACCATTGCTGCCGATCAAATTTCGAAAGTGTTGGTTAGAGCCAACGTTGGACTTAGAAATGAAATCAGTTCGGGTGAACGTATTCCTTTAATTGGTGATGCTTTTGTTTTAATGCACGTTGAGAATACGGGAGCTTTTCTGGGCATGGGTAGCGAGTTAAACGAAACAATGCGCATCGTTTTACTGCTTGTTTTACCTGTTTTAGTTTTAGGATTTGTGCTAAGTTACATCATAAGGGATAAAAGCTTAGATCGCTGGTCGCTTTTTGCTTTTTCCAGTATTATTGGTGGCGGTGTTGCTAATGTTTATGACAGGCTGGTATATGGTAAAGTAACCGATTTCCTCTTCATAGATTTAGGCGGCGTTTTTAAAACAGGTATTTTTAACCTAGCGGATTTATCTGTAACCATAGGTATGGGTATTTTGGTTTTTGCTAGTTTTAAAAAGAAAAAATTGGTTGAAAAATAA
- a CDS encoding RagB/SusD family nutrient uptake outer membrane protein, with translation MKRHIYFNILILLSALTFSGCSEEFLDEPQNTSGLPESVVFSNREIVQSFVSGIYARYKGQWDDDLTDDDLPNGNTSDTDTGGLYAMYFARTIKGNDLIQAPNWFLFDYAHENRAPTYRRTSFTWTFNYEFINYANILINGVENSPDLDEMTKKEFVAIGKAIRAFHYFQLALEFAPNYNNDKSVARIPIYTQPATGASIGNPPSSLSEVYNLILSDLKSAIPDLPEERLGKSYINKAVANGFLARVLLVTQDDWALASSAAKAAYGGDANAAVVSTNWGTGFDELSGQDWLWGMFQDGANETNFYWLCPHVMMDHLNLSQQATYINKYFVETFSDTDVRKLFANIYQSSTPYREFISTKFEFTFSADVPFMRKSEMVLIDAEAQFHLGNEPAAIDLLFALQKDRDPNAIKSSSSGNTLFNEILLERRKELYGELGVEWFDAKRLRRPIIRDDVHRVPIDVPSDSELFYLTIPQSEIDANPNIDNSINQ, from the coding sequence ATGAAACGACATATATACTTTAACATATTGATACTTTTGTCTGCTTTGACTTTTTCAGGCTGTTCCGAAGAATTTTTAGATGAACCACAAAACACATCAGGGCTTCCAGAGTCGGTCGTGTTTTCAAATAGGGAAATTGTGCAATCCTTTGTGTCTGGAATTTATGCCAGATACAAGGGGCAATGGGATGATGATTTAACCGATGATGACCTACCTAATGGCAATACGTCAGATACTGATACAGGAGGGCTTTATGCCATGTATTTTGCAAGAACTATAAAAGGTAATGATTTAATACAGGCGCCAAACTGGTTTCTTTTCGATTATGCCCACGAAAATAGGGCGCCAACTTATAGAAGAACCAGTTTTACTTGGACCTTTAATTACGAATTTATCAATTATGCCAATATCTTAATTAATGGTGTTGAAAACAGTCCGGATTTAGATGAAATGACCAAAAAGGAATTCGTTGCTATAGGAAAGGCTATTAGGGCATTCCACTATTTCCAGTTAGCGTTGGAGTTTGCTCCCAATTACAACAACGATAAGAGTGTTGCAAGAATACCAATATATACCCAACCAGCTACTGGTGCTTCCATTGGAAATCCGCCTAGTTCGCTAAGTGAAGTTTACAATTTGATATTGTCCGATTTAAAATCTGCCATTCCCGATTTACCAGAAGAGCGTCTCGGCAAAAGTTACATCAATAAAGCTGTGGCCAACGGATTTTTGGCCAGGGTACTTTTGGTTACACAAGACGATTGGGCCTTAGCTTCATCAGCTGCAAAAGCAGCTTACGGAGGTGATGCGAATGCGGCCGTGGTATCAACAAACTGGGGTACAGGATTTGACGAACTTTCCGGTCAAGATTGGCTGTGGGGCATGTTTCAGGATGGTGCCAACGAGACAAACTTTTATTGGCTGTGTCCTCATGTCATGATGGACCACCTTAATCTATCACAGCAAGCCACATATATCAACAAGTATTTTGTTGAAACTTTTTCGGATACTGATGTCAGGAAATTGTTTGCTAACATTTACCAATCTTCAACACCATATAGAGAATTTATTAGTACAAAATTTGAATTTACTTTTTCTGCCGATGTACCGTTTATGCGAAAATCAGAAATGGTTCTTATTGACGCTGAAGCGCAATTTCATTTGGGCAATGAACCTGCTGCTATAGATTTACTGTTTGCATTGCAAAAAGATAGAGACCCTAATGCTATTAAATCTTCCAGTTCTGGAAATACATTGTTCAACGAAATTTTATTGGAACGCCGTAAAGAACTTTATGGCGAATTGGGGGTAGAGTGGTTTGATGCTAAACGTTTACGACGCCCCATTATTAGAGATGATGTGCACCGTGTACCCATTGATGTACCTTCAGATAGTGAGTTGTTCTATTTAACTATTCCGCAGTCTGAAATTGATGCCAATCCCAATATAGACAACAGCATTAATCAATAG
- a CDS encoding alpha/beta hydrolase family protein, whose translation MKLIRYAYAAMLFIGLKGIAQESGNALSWRMSTAYNNFLLRNIQQQYLNRDIVFAEAIKSKESLKNYRDKSIERYKNIIGDFPEKSKLNVKVVGVTQLDGFRVENIIFESLPKRYVTANLYIPNGKGPFPVTLHLCGHGLQGKAPLSKVATLMALNKIAVLVVDPIGQGERIQFIDDTSKSRTRGATTEHTLLNASANLLGSSLAAYEFWDNHRAIDYLETRNDIDKNRIGIYGSSGGGTQATYMLGLDERIKVATVCSYFTKRQKVLEVYGASDGCQHIPYEGREHLELADFVLMMAPKPILIMAGKYDFVDFWGAKQAFKDLEAAYTALGKPSHVKFFSVEAGHGMPKPKREAMTTWFKTWFYDDNAQVKETETRSADIENLNCTKTGQVITSIADNISIPEFHRKQFQELKSSRISFLKKDSIEIRTQVLKLLGIDKLPTEKLDIHPTGSKSYRKFDLYKFQINRVGQMPLPCLVFMPEQANAKSELIIYLNESGKADVLNNESLIDHHINQNHILVAPDLRGFGETADPINLNDSKYWNWEYRNAMASMHIGKPIMGQRVVDVMTVLDFIEQTENLKNHNIKIIANGLYGPTAIHATYLDNRIDKTEISRSIKSFYNFLENPMQKDVYTNVLYGVLKFYDLQDLMALSKKGRIRFVD comes from the coding sequence ATGAAACTTATTCGATATGCCTATGCCGCCATGCTTTTTATTGGCCTAAAAGGAATAGCACAAGAGTCAGGCAACGCACTCTCATGGCGAATGAGCACAGCATACAATAATTTTTTGTTACGCAATATTCAACAACAATACCTTAATCGCGATATAGTATTTGCTGAAGCCATTAAATCGAAAGAAAGCCTCAAAAACTACAGAGATAAAAGTATTGAGCGTTACAAAAATATTATCGGCGATTTCCCCGAAAAAAGCAAGCTCAACGTCAAAGTAGTCGGCGTTACCCAATTGGATGGCTTTAGGGTTGAGAATATTATTTTTGAAAGCCTTCCCAAGCGATATGTGACGGCCAACCTTTATATTCCAAACGGCAAAGGTCCGTTTCCTGTAACGTTGCATTTGTGCGGCCATGGATTACAAGGAAAAGCACCTTTATCCAAGGTCGCCACTTTAATGGCTTTAAATAAAATAGCCGTTTTGGTGGTCGACCCTATTGGACAGGGCGAACGCATTCAATTTATTGACGACACTAGTAAATCCCGTACACGAGGTGCAACCACCGAACACACCCTCCTCAATGCCAGTGCTAACCTTTTGGGGTCTAGTTTGGCAGCTTATGAATTTTGGGACAACCACCGCGCCATCGATTATCTGGAAACCCGGAACGATATCGACAAAAATAGAATAGGCATTTATGGGAGTTCGGGCGGCGGCACACAAGCAACCTACATGCTGGGGCTCGACGAGCGCATTAAAGTCGCCACAGTATGCAGCTATTTTACAAAACGTCAAAAGGTATTAGAAGTTTATGGTGCTTCCGATGGCTGTCAGCATATTCCCTATGAAGGCAGGGAACATTTGGAGCTTGCCGATTTTGTGTTGATGATGGCCCCAAAACCTATATTGATTATGGCCGGTAAATACGATTTTGTAGATTTTTGGGGTGCCAAGCAGGCCTTTAAAGATTTGGAAGCGGCCTACACTGCTCTTGGAAAACCTTCTCATGTAAAGTTTTTTTCGGTTGAAGCTGGGCATGGCATGCCAAAACCTAAGCGTGAAGCCATGACCACTTGGTTTAAAACATGGTTTTACGATGATAACGCCCAAGTAAAGGAAACCGAAACGCGTTCAGCCGATATTGAAAACCTAAATTGCACTAAAACAGGACAGGTCATTACCTCCATTGCTGATAATATTTCCATACCTGAATTCCACAGGAAACAATTTCAAGAATTGAAAAGCAGCAGAATATCTTTTTTGAAAAAAGATAGCATTGAAATACGAACCCAAGTATTAAAACTTTTGGGAATTGATAAACTGCCGACAGAAAAACTAGATATCCACCCAACCGGTTCTAAATCTTATCGAAAATTCGATTTGTACAAATTCCAAATCAATAGAGTTGGGCAAATGCCACTGCCTTGTTTGGTGTTTATGCCCGAACAGGCCAACGCAAAAAGCGAGCTCATCATCTACTTAAATGAAAGCGGAAAAGCAGATGTACTTAATAACGAATCACTGATAGACCACCACATCAACCAAAACCATATTTTGGTGGCGCCCGATTTACGCGGATTTGGCGAAACGGCCGACCCAATAAACCTCAACGACTCCAAATATTGGAACTGGGAATACCGCAACGCCATGGCCAGTATGCACATTGGGAAACCCATCATGGGGCAACGTGTTGTGGATGTGATGACCGTACTTGATTTTATTGAACAAACTGAAAACCTAAAAAATCACAACATTAAAATCATAGCCAACGGTCTTTATGGGCCAACTGCCATACATGCCACTTATTTGGATAATCGCATTGATAAGACCGAAATCTCAAGGTCCATAAAATCGTTTTACAACTTTCTGGAAAACCCCATGCAAAAAGATGTGTACACCAATGTACTATACGGCGTTTTAAAGTTTTACGATTTACAGGATTTGATGGCACTTTCAAAAAAGGGAAGGATTCGCTTTGTCGATTAA
- a CDS encoding PmoA family protein: MKWFFFFLFAFSFLGCSNSSSVKIHINTEGAHFTEGTDSILKYQIAKKSYKGTYSRANYIHPLYSLNGTVLTEDFPEDHLHQRGVFWAWHQLYIGKKRIGDGWEIKDFSWEVASVRPVSTNTSAKAIQAEVFWKSNLWLDDNGMQKPFVKEITTITVHPKKINYREIDITISLLALEESLHIGGSENEKGYGGFSPRIKLPDDVTFTSSTGSIEPKNLPVKAGNWMDISGAMEDNGTLSGIAILCHPDNPDPINRWILRSKHSMQNAVYPFPGAQAVPLSTTKPTALKYRLVVHQGNANAIDLETIYQAYTTTKYFR, translated from the coding sequence ATGAAATGGTTCTTCTTTTTTTTATTCGCTTTTAGCTTTTTAGGATGTTCAAATTCATCATCAGTTAAGATTCATATTAATACTGAAGGCGCTCACTTTACGGAAGGAACTGACAGTATTTTAAAATATCAAATCGCCAAAAAAAGCTACAAAGGAACATATAGCCGAGCCAATTATATCCACCCCCTCTATTCATTAAATGGCACCGTTTTAACCGAAGACTTTCCTGAAGACCACCTGCACCAACGTGGTGTTTTTTGGGCGTGGCACCAATTATATATTGGCAAAAAGCGCATTGGTGATGGCTGGGAAATCAAAGATTTTTCATGGGAAGTGGCTTCAGTTAGACCTGTTTCAACTAACACTTCCGCGAAAGCGATACAGGCCGAAGTGTTTTGGAAATCAAATTTGTGGCTAGACGACAACGGCATGCAAAAACCCTTTGTAAAAGAAATAACGACCATTACCGTACACCCAAAAAAAATCAATTATCGAGAAATTGACATTACCATATCATTGTTGGCTTTAGAAGAAAGTCTGCACATTGGCGGCTCGGAAAACGAAAAAGGTTATGGTGGCTTTTCACCAAGAATAAAACTACCTGATGATGTAACATTCACGAGCTCAACGGGATCAATTGAACCTAAGAATTTACCCGTAAAAGCGGGTAATTGGATGGATATTTCTGGTGCTATGGAAGACAACGGAACACTTTCGGGAATCGCCATTTTATGTCACCCCGATAACCCTGACCCCATCAACCGCTGGATTTTACGCTCCAAACATAGTATGCAAAACGCTGTGTATCCATTTCCAGGAGCACAAGCCGTACCTTTATCAACCACCAAACCCACTGCTTTAAAATATCGCTTGGTTGTCCATCAGGGCAATGCTAATGCTATCGACCTAGAAACTATTTATCAGGCTTATACAACCACAAAGTATTTTCGCTAA
- a CDS encoding thymidylate synthase, whose translation MKQYHDLVKHVLENGNEKGDRTGTGTKSVFGYQMRFDLSEGFPMVTTKKLHLKSIIHELLWFLKGDTNIKYLTENGVRIWNEWADENGDLGPVYGHQWRNWNSDDIDQIKDVINTLKNNPNSRRMLVSAWNPSVLPDTSKSFSDNVANGKAALPPCHAFFQFYVANGKLSCQLYQRSADIFLGVPFNIASYALFTMMMAQVCGYEAGEFIHTFGDAHIYSNHFEQLELQLSRDIRPLPKMKLNPDVKDIFDFTFDDFTLEDYNPHPHIKGAVAV comes from the coding sequence ATGAAACAATACCACGACTTAGTAAAACACGTTTTAGAAAACGGTAACGAAAAAGGAGACCGTACCGGTACGGGTACCAAGAGTGTTTTTGGCTACCAAATGCGATTTGATTTAAGTGAAGGATTTCCGATGGTAACAACCAAAAAACTACATTTAAAATCAATTATCCATGAATTGTTGTGGTTCTTAAAAGGCGATACCAATATTAAATATCTCACTGAAAACGGCGTTAGAATTTGGAACGAATGGGCTGATGAAAATGGTGATTTAGGCCCTGTTTACGGTCACCAATGGCGCAACTGGAACAGTGATGATATCGACCAAATCAAGGACGTTATAAACACCCTAAAAAACAACCCCAATAGCAGAAGAATGTTAGTTTCTGCTTGGAACCCATCAGTACTACCCGACACCTCAAAATCGTTTAGCGACAATGTGGCCAACGGTAAAGCGGCCCTTCCTCCCTGCCATGCCTTTTTTCAGTTTTATGTGGCCAACGGAAAATTATCCTGCCAATTGTATCAACGTAGTGCCGACATCTTTTTGGGTGTCCCCTTTAATATTGCGTCCTATGCCCTCTTCACCATGATGATGGCACAAGTTTGTGGCTACGAGGCTGGAGAATTTATCCATACGTTTGGCGATGCACATATTTACAGTAACCATTTTGAACAATTGGAACTGCAGTTATCTAGAGATATTCGACCGTTACCAAAAATGAAGTTAAATCCAGATGTAAAAGATATTTTTGATTTTACTTTTGACGATTTCACTTTAGAAGATTACAATCCGCATCCGCATATAAAAGGCGCCGTAGCAGTTTAA
- a CDS encoding FAD-binding protein has translation MVKDIQLRVSLQEEEISDILILKSAEKLAIDQADISGIKVLRKSIDARKPNIIFNYKVSVFINEDVPKTSEYHFDYKDVSNAKPIHIIGFGPAGMYAALRCIELGFKPIVLERGKNVRDRRRDLRAINQNHIVNEDSNYCFGEGGAGTYSDGKLYTRSLKRGDVRRIFENLVYHGATNQILVDAHPHIGTNKLPKVVKNIRETILKYGGEIHFETRVTDFKIRDNKIQTITLKNGDELAVNKVILATGHSARDIFYMLHKKEVALEAKSFAMGVRVEHPQHIIDSIQYHFSGERHELLPAAAYSLVHQVNNRGVYSFCMCPGGFIVPAATANGEVVVNGMSPSKRNNLYANSGIVVEINVDKDLPKYEKYGVLKGLEYQKNLEKLAFTAGGRSQTAPAQRLTDFVEGKLSSSLNESSYQPGLKSAPLHSLLPKLIGSRLRKGFDAFGKKMKGYYTAEANIVGVESRTSSPVSIPRNKKLVHLQISNLYPCGEGAGYAGGIVSAAMDGERCAEAATNNL, from the coding sequence ATGGTAAAAGACATTCAGCTTCGGGTTAGTTTGCAAGAGGAAGAAATCAGTGATATTCTAATCTTAAAATCTGCAGAAAAATTAGCTATTGATCAAGCTGATATTTCGGGTATTAAAGTGCTTCGTAAATCGATTGACGCTCGAAAACCGAACATTATTTTTAATTATAAAGTTTCTGTTTTTATCAACGAGGACGTTCCAAAAACTTCCGAATACCATTTTGATTACAAAGACGTCTCCAACGCCAAACCTATACATATTATCGGTTTTGGTCCAGCAGGCATGTACGCGGCGCTACGCTGTATCGAATTAGGATTTAAGCCCATTGTTTTGGAACGTGGCAAAAATGTACGCGACCGTAGGCGCGATTTGAGGGCCATTAACCAAAACCATATTGTAAATGAAGATTCTAATTACTGCTTTGGCGAAGGTGGTGCTGGTACTTACAGCGATGGCAAATTATACACCCGAAGTTTAAAACGTGGCGATGTGCGTCGTATTTTCGAAAATCTGGTATATCACGGGGCAACCAATCAAATTTTGGTAGATGCTCATCCACATATTGGCACTAACAAACTCCCTAAAGTGGTAAAAAATATCCGAGAGACTATTTTAAAATACGGTGGCGAAATTCATTTTGAAACGCGTGTAACCGACTTCAAAATACGTGATAATAAAATCCAAACTATTACATTAAAAAATGGTGATGAGTTGGCGGTAAACAAAGTTATTTTAGCCACAGGACATTCGGCACGCGACATCTTTTATATGCTTCACAAAAAGGAAGTGGCTTTAGAAGCCAAATCGTTTGCCATGGGGGTTCGCGTAGAGCATCCGCAGCATATTATCGATTCCATTCAGTACCATTTTTCGGGCGAGCGGCACGAATTATTGCCTGCTGCTGCGTATAGTTTAGTTCATCAAGTTAACAACCGTGGGGTATATTCCTTTTGCATGTGCCCGGGTGGGTTTATCGTTCCCGCAGCCACTGCTAACGGAGAAGTGGTGGTAAACGGCATGTCGCCCTCAAAACGGAACAACCTCTATGCCAATTCTGGTATCGTGGTTGAGATTAATGTAGATAAAGATTTACCGAAATATGAAAAATACGGTGTTTTAAAAGGTTTGGAATACCAAAAGAATTTAGAGAAACTAGCTTTTACTGCTGGCGGAAGAAGCCAAACCGCTCCCGCCCAACGGCTAACCGATTTTGTAGAAGGGAAACTGTCTAGTAGCTTAAATGAATCCTCATACCAACCAGGTTTAAAATCAGCGCCATTACATTCATTATTACCCAAATTAATAGGCAGCCGATTGCGAAAAGGTTTTGATGCTTTCGGAAAAAAAATGAAGGGCTATTACACTGCCGAGGCCAATATTGTTGGGGTTGAATCGCGCACCTCATCACCTGTTTCCATTCCTAGAAATAAAAAATTGGTGCACCTGCAAATTTCTAACCTTTATCCCTGTGGTGAAGGCGCAGGCTATGCTGGTGGTATTGTGTCGGCAGCCATGGACGGTGAACGTTGTGCCGAAGCAGCAACAAATAATTTATAG
- a CDS encoding isoamylase early set domain-containing protein — protein sequence MAIKKQYLKSKPVCKVTFSLPAEDAKKVSVVGTFNDWNEKKTALKKLKNGTFKGTVDLETGSTHEFKYIVDGVYVNDEAADAYAWNEYAGAENGVLNL from the coding sequence ATGGCTATTAAAAAACAATACCTAAAAAGCAAACCGGTTTGTAAGGTAACTTTTTCTTTACCTGCAGAAGATGCGAAAAAAGTTTCTGTAGTAGGGACTTTTAATGACTGGAATGAAAAGAAAACAGCACTTAAAAAACTAAAGAACGGTACGTTTAAAGGTACTGTGGATTTAGAAACAGGAAGTACTCATGAGTTTAAATACATTGTTGATGGTGTATATGTTAATGATGAAGCTGCCGATGCTTACGCCTGGAACGAGTATGCCGGGGCAGAAAACGGTGTGTTAAATCTGTAA
- the fabD gene encoding ACP S-malonyltransferase: protein MNAYIFPGQGAQFSGMGLDLYENSPMAQELFEQANDILGFAITDTMFEGSAEDLKQTKVTQPAIFLHSVILAKTLGDSFKPNMVAGHSLGEFSALVANGSLNFEDGLKLVSQRALAMQKACELQPSTMAAVLGLDDDIVEKICATTEGVVVAANYNCPGQLVISGEVEAINKACEALKEEGARRALVLPVGGAFHSPLMEPAREELAAAIESTTFNKPNCPIYQNVTANAVNDEAAIKTNLISQLTAPVRWTQSVQQMIADGATLFTEVGPGKVLQGLVKKINREAETVSATFETKS, encoded by the coding sequence ATGAACGCATATATTTTTCCAGGTCAAGGCGCCCAATTCTCAGGAATGGGTTTAGACCTTTACGAAAACTCTCCAATGGCGCAAGAACTTTTTGAGCAAGCAAATGATATTTTAGGATTTGCCATTACAGACACCATGTTTGAAGGCTCTGCTGAAGACTTAAAACAAACTAAGGTTACTCAACCAGCCATATTTTTACACTCTGTAATTTTAGCCAAAACCTTGGGCGACAGTTTTAAGCCCAATATGGTTGCTGGCCATTCGCTTGGTGAATTTTCAGCTTTGGTGGCTAACGGTTCTTTAAATTTTGAAGACGGATTAAAATTAGTTTCACAACGTGCTTTAGCCATGCAAAAAGCCTGTGAATTGCAGCCTAGCACTATGGCTGCCGTTTTAGGTTTGGATGATGATATTGTTGAAAAAATATGTGCTACCACCGAAGGTGTTGTAGTTGCGGCCAACTACAACTGCCCTGGTCAATTAGTTATTTCTGGTGAAGTTGAAGCTATAAATAAAGCCTGCGAAGCTTTAAAAGAAGAAGGTGCACGTCGTGCTTTGGTATTGCCGGTTGGTGGAGCCTTCCATTCTCCTTTAATGGAACCAGCTCGTGAGGAATTGGCTGCTGCCATTGAGAGCACCACTTTTAACAAACCCAACTGCCCAATTTACCAAAATGTTACGGCCAATGCCGTAAATGATGAAGCAGCCATAAAAACCAACTTAATTTCTCAACTTACCGCACCTGTACGATGGACACAGTCTGTACAGCAAATGATTGCTGACGGTGCTACATTGTTTACAGAAGTAGGACCTGGTAAAGTATTACAGGGCTTGGTAAAAAAGATAAATCGTGAAGCTGAAACCGTTTCTGCAACTTTTGAAACCAAGAGCTAA